A DNA window from Vigna angularis cultivar LongXiaoDou No.4 chromosome 1, ASM1680809v1, whole genome shotgun sequence contains the following coding sequences:
- the LOC108337817 gene encoding pentatricopeptide repeat-containing protein At4g21065 — translation MAERSVVSWNSILAGYVRCGDFDGALRVFDMMPCRNVVSWTTMVSGCARNGKCRQALLLFGEMRRARVPLDQVALVAALSACAELGDLKLGRWIHWYVQQWFVARNEQPSVRLNNALIHMYASCGIIHEAYQVFVKMPWKNTVSWTSMIMAFAKQGLGKEALDTFKTMLRDGVGVNGVSPDEITFIGVLCACSHAGFVDEGRQIFASMKHTWGINPRIEHYGCMVDLLSRAGFLDEARGLIETMPLKPNDALWGALLGGCHIHKNSDLASQVENKLVPELSIDQAAGYLVLLSNIYAFGQRWQDVITVRQKMIEMGVKKPPGRSWIQINGAVHNFVAGDMTHKHSYFIYEILYDVSKQANLEGYESKINIFLDVEL, via the coding sequence ATGGCGGAGAGAAGTGTTGTTAGCTGGAATTCTATACTTGCTGGGTATGTCAGGTGTGGCGATTTTGATGGGGCTTTGAGGGTTTTTGACATGATGCCATGTAGGAATGTTGTGTCTTGGACCACCATGGTTTCTGGGTGTGCTCGGAATGGGAAGTGCAGACAggctttgttgttgtttggtgaGATGAGGAGGGCTCGTGTGCCATTGGATCAGGTGGCATTGGTGGCAGCTTTGTCTGCTTGTGCTGAATTAGGGGATCTGAAGTTGGGAAGATGGATCCATTGGTATGTTCAACAGTGGTTTGTTGCCAGGAACGAACAACCGTCAGTGCGCTTGAACAATGCACTCATACACATGTATGCTAGTTGTGGAATCATTCATGAAGCTTATCAAGTGTTTGTCAAGATGCCTTGGAAAAACACTGTGTCTTGGACTAGCATGATCATGGCTTTTGCGAAACAGGGACTGGGGAAGGAAGCCCTTGATACATTTAAAACTATGCTTAGAGACGGTGTGGGAGTAAATGGAGTAAGTCCTGATGAAATAACCTTCATCGGAGTTCTTTGTGCTTGTAGCCATGCAGGGTTTGTGGATGAAGGGCGCCAAATTTTTGCATCCATGAAGCATACTTGGGGAATCAACCCGAGGATTGAACACTATGGATGCATGGTTGATCTGTTGAGCCGTGCTGGATTCTTAGATGAAGCACGTGGACTAATTGAAACTATGCCCTTAAAGCCTAATGATGCCCTTTGGGGTGCCCTTCTTGGTGGTTGTCATATTCACAAGAATTCAGATCTAGCATCACAAGTGGAAAACAAGTTAGTACCCGAGCTCAGCATTGATCAAGCTGCAGGCTATCTTGTGCTTTTGTCAAACATATATGCCTTTGGTCAAAGGTGGCAGGATGTCATTACAGTGAGACAGAAGATGATCGAGATGGGTGTGAAAAAGCCTCCCGGCAGAAGTTGGATCCAAATTAATGGAGCTGTCCACAATTTTGTTGCGGGTGACATGACTCATAAGCATTCATATTTTATCTATGAAATTCTGTATGATGTCTCAAAGCAAGCCAATTTGGAAGGCTATGAAtcaaagataaatattttcttggatGTTGAATTGTAA